The Chryseolinea soli nucleotide sequence TCTGTTCCCGGCAAAGGCTATTTCATCAAAAGCACAGACGTGGGGAATACAAAAAAAATATTTTTGCTTTTCAACAAGCTGAGCGAACACAAGAAGATCATCTACGACGCCTTTGCCTCCACGCTCGGCGACCTGGCAACGATCGACTTCTACATCTACAACAATGATTTTGCGTTGTTTAAAAAATTGCTGGCCAACAAAAAAGACGATTATGCCTACTATGTCATCATCGCGCATTTTCTAGAGGGCAACGAACATGCCTACGAGATCATCAATTCCATCCCGAAAGAAAAACTGATCTTGTTAGATAAACTGGTGCCCGGCGTGAAAGATGAATTTGGCGCCGTCTATGAGAATTTTGAAAAAGATATTTACCGGGCACTGGAAGATGCGCTGGAACGGCTCAGCAAATACCACACGATCAAGATCATTTTCCCGGAGTATACCTATCACCCTGAAGAAATCCTGAAAGGCTTTCGTCGCTTTTGCCACCAATATGCTTTTGCCAGCAAGGTGGTCCACAACATTGAAGAAGAGCCCATCGGCAAGGGAGAGGTATACATCAACCTGATGGAGAAGGA carries:
- a CDS encoding substrate-binding domain-containing protein, which encodes MKAPSFYSHVIIDEYSSTPKYIQLANSILKAIQDDFIKKNDILPSINDLSFELEISRDTAEKSYRYLKSIGVLGSVPGKGYFIKSTDVGNTKKIFLLFNKLSEHKKIIYDAFASTLGDLATIDFYIYNNDFALFKKLLANKKDDYAYYVIIAHFLEGNEHAYEIINSIPKEKLILLDKLVPGVKDEFGAVYENFEKDIYRALEDALERLSKYHTIKIIFPEYTYHPEEILKGFRRFCHQYAFASKVVHNIEEEPIGKGEVYINLMEKDLVILIEKILAMKLTVGEDVGVISYNEIPLKKFILNGITTISTDFQQMGERAAQLILENSKAHIEIPFSITLRASL